In Crassostrea angulata isolate pt1a10 chromosome 6, ASM2561291v2, whole genome shotgun sequence, a genomic segment contains:
- the LOC128187891 gene encoding ankyrin repeat domain-containing protein SOWAHC-like isoform X2 — translation MHGHEEIIELLVSTYKADANLRDYSGKKAKQYLRNTASTKAQQLLLSRKLGSSMGSGRSLDDSFTRSASFRRSKQVKAISNLIHGSSSGVKAMFRTTWTGSADELGRNRMSRSRSPSATPPTSGHSSPSPQRRETFASRSVDRELMPPPSGPARKRREAQSTSEGNPTPEEIPRTISEPSLVKGRGSKTFI, via the exons ATGCATGGGCATGAAGAAATCATTGAACTTTTAGTTTCAACGTACA AAGCAGATGCTAACCTACGAGATTACAGTGGAAAGAAAGCTAAACAATACTTAAGAAACACTGCCTCAACAAAAGCACAGC AGTTATTGTTATCAAGAAAGTTGGGATCATCAATGG GTTCTGGAAGATCTCTGGATGATTCTTTTACAAGAAGTGCGTCGTTTAGACGAAGCAAGCAGGTCAAGGCAATAAGCAATCTGATTCATGGTTCCTCTTCCGGTGTGAAGGCCATGTTTAGGACCACATGGACCGGATCAGCGGATGAACTCGGTCGGAACCGGATGTCACGCTCCAGAAGTCCCAGCGCTACTCCACCCACCAGTGGGCACTCCTCGCCAAGTCCTCAGCGGAGAGAGACG TTTGCCAGTCGGTCAGTAGATAGAGAATTGATGCCACCTCCCTCCGGCCCCGCCCGAAAAAGGAGAGAAGCACAATCAACAAGTGAAGGAAATCCAACCCCTGAAGAAATACCTAG AACAATATCGGAACCTTCCTTAGTCAAAGGGAGAGGGTCAAAAACTTTCATTTGA
- the LOC128187891 gene encoding uncharacterized protein LOC128187891 isoform X1: MHGHEEIIELLVSTYKADANLRDYSGKKAKQYLRNTASTKAQRLFGNDINVIAMGELLLSRKLGSSMGSGRSLDDSFTRSASFRRSKQVKAISNLIHGSSSGVKAMFRTTWTGSADELGRNRMSRSRSPSATPPTSGHSSPSPQRRETFASRSVDRELMPPPSGPARKRREAQSTSEGNPTPEEIPRTISEPSLVKGRGSKTFI; this comes from the exons ATGCATGGGCATGAAGAAATCATTGAACTTTTAGTTTCAACGTACA AAGCAGATGCTAACCTACGAGATTACAGTGGAAAGAAAGCTAAACAATACTTAAGAAACACTGCCTCAACAAAAGCACAGC GTTTGTTCGGAAATGACATAAATGTTATTGCAATGGGAG AGTTATTGTTATCAAGAAAGTTGGGATCATCAATGG GTTCTGGAAGATCTCTGGATGATTCTTTTACAAGAAGTGCGTCGTTTAGACGAAGCAAGCAGGTCAAGGCAATAAGCAATCTGATTCATGGTTCCTCTTCCGGTGTGAAGGCCATGTTTAGGACCACATGGACCGGATCAGCGGATGAACTCGGTCGGAACCGGATGTCACGCTCCAGAAGTCCCAGCGCTACTCCACCCACCAGTGGGCACTCCTCGCCAAGTCCTCAGCGGAGAGAGACG TTTGCCAGTCGGTCAGTAGATAGAGAATTGATGCCACCTCCCTCCGGCCCCGCCCGAAAAAGGAGAGAAGCACAATCAACAAGTGAAGGAAATCCAACCCCTGAAGAAATACCTAG AACAATATCGGAACCTTCCTTAGTCAAAGGGAGAGGGTCAAAAACTTTCATTTGA